Proteins from a genomic interval of Papaver somniferum cultivar HN1 chromosome 4, ASM357369v1, whole genome shotgun sequence:
- the LOC113271761 gene encoding pentatricopeptide repeat-containing protein PNM1, mitochondrial-like: MSRALRLGRYLRCISLTKTNLRCLLLVDQSSFSSSSSSSSPAHSYRFLSNQPSLYNRRNFSSSTPPPPSSSQPSTTQTNCNQNEETQKIAQGISTELLKQEDDDSLPLNKRLDLHFSNATTETPNPILLQVLNLSPDAGRTTVLGFYKWISSRPGFQHTDQTYSYLVDYFGRKKDFKIIHEILVDGRGIIGTKTLETFFNRLVRAGRDTQAVSFFDKMETEYGLVRNRQSLKVVVSNLCENGFANSAEKMVKNLAHEFFPDESTCEMLIKGWCVDGKLDQAKRLAGEIHRGGFQLGTSAYNSILNCVCKLCRKKDNFRLQSEAEKILVEMDYAGVPRNVETFNILINNLCKIRRTEESVKLFERMGEWGCSPNAETYLLLIKSLYQAARIGEGDEMIDRMKSAGFGSGLDRKAYFGFIKVLCGIERIEHAMKIFAKMKADGFAPGIKSYELLIEKLCSHGQTHRANHLSSEAKLKGILVDPKVYNLDWRFTKKPKVEKTAVKKRETLPEKMARKRKTLKKINLSFVKKPKKMMRRAY, from the coding sequence ATGTCGAGAGCTCTGCGACTTGGAAGATATCTTCGTTGCATTTCTTTAACTAAAACTAATCTGCGTTGTCTTCTTCTAGTTGAtcaatcttcattttcttcttcttcctcctcctcttcacCTGCCCACTCTTACAGATTTCTCAGCAATCAACCTTCTTTATATAACAGAAGAAACTTCTCATCATCAACACCGCCGCCGCCGTCATCATCACAACCATCTACAACCCAAACCAACTGTAATCAAAATGAAGAAACACAGAAAATAGCTCAGGGAATATCAACAGAGCTACTCAAACAAGAAGACGACGATTCTCTTCCATTAAACAAACGTTTAGATCTTCATTTCTCGAATGCAACTACTGAAACCCCGAATCCAATTCTTCTTCAGGTTCTGAATCTTTCTCCTGATGCTGGTCGTACCACTGTTTTAGGGTTTTACAAATGGATCTCATCTCGTCCAGGTTTTCAACATACTGATCAAACTTATTcatatcttgttgattattttggTAGAAAGAAAGATTTTAAGATAATTCATGAGATTCTTGTTGATGGGCGTGGAATTATTGGTACTAAAACCCTAGAAACATTCTTTAATCGACTTGTTAGGGCTGGTAGAGATACTCAGGCTGTATCGTTTTTTGATAAAATGGAAACTGAATATGGTTTGGTTCGTAATCGGCAATCGCTTAAGGTTGTTGTGTCGAATCTCTGTGAGAATGGGTTTGCTAATTCTGCTGAGAAGATGGTCAAAAATCTTGCTCATGAGTTTTTTCCAGATGAATCTACTTGTGAGATGTTGATTAAAGGTTGGTGTGTGGATGGGAAACTTGATCAGGCTAAAAGATTAGCTGGGGAGATTCATAGAGGAGGGTTTCAACTTGGGACGTCTGCGTATAATTCAATCCTTAATTGTGTCTGCAAGCTCTGTAGGaagaaggataactttagacttcaATCTGAAGCTGAAAAGATTCTAGTCGAGATGGATTATGCAGGAGTACCTAGGAATGTGGAGACGTTTAATATATTGATCAACAATTTGTGCAAAATTAGGAGAACTGAAGAATCGGTTAAGCTGTTTGAGAGAATGGGTGAATGGGGATGTAGTCCAAATGCAGAAACTTATCTTTTACTTATCAAAAGTTTATATCAGGCAGCgagaattggtgaaggagatgaaATGATTGACAGAATGAAATCTGCTGGATTTGGGAGTGGTCTTGATAGAAAGGCTTATTTTGGGTTTATAAAGGTTCTGTGTGGGATTGAAAGGATTGAGCATGCAATGAAAATTTTTGCTAAGATGAAGGCTGATGGGTTTGCACCTGGTATCAAGTCTTACGAGTTGTTGATTGAGAAATTGTGTTCTCATGGGCAGACTCACAGAGCGAATCATCTCTCCAGTGAAGCAAAGTTGAAAGGTATACTTGTGGATCCCAAAGTGTATAATTTGGATTGGAGATTCACTAAGAAGCCTAAGGTTGAGAAGACTGCTGTCAAGAAGAGGGAAACATTGCCTGAGAAAATGGcgagaaaaaggaaaactcttaaGAAGATAAATCTAAGTTTTGTGAAGAAGCCAAAGAAAATGATGCGGAGAGCTTATTGA
- the LOC113271762 gene encoding RHOMBOID-like protein 12, mitochondrial: MQKSLKSLSKILKNTNSLQECRLGPPPSPWLKTTTRRDLFNSSSSSSSSSSSSSSFTKPPPPSSIENFFFSSTPSKSNPVSHTLWKSQTRNFINRGILFAKSSNFSKNGFSFGLKQGYFTLSRPSRNSWFPSAKGVLWGLIGANVAVFMLWRVADRSFMKENFMISVDNFKSGRVHTMITSAFSQIDIEHLFSNMLGLYFFGQSIGQIYGPQFLLKLYLAGAIGGSIFYLVHHAFMHPSRKSSSSFFVDPSSIPALGASGAVNAIVLLEIFLFPKATLYFNFFLPVPAILLGAMIIGKDLYRMQQEDGHISGEAHLGGATVAAIAWAGIKRGWWI, from the exons ATGCAGAAATCATTGAAAAGTCTGTCTAAAATTCTTAAAAATACCAACTCATTACAAGAATGTCGTTTAGGTCCTCCTCCTTCTCCTTGGCTCAAAACCACCACAAGAAGAGACTtattcaattcttcttcttcttcttcttcttcttcttcttcttcttcttcgtttactAAACCCCCACCTCCCTCTTCAATCGaaaacttcttcttctcttcgacTCCATCAAAATCAAACCCAGTATCGCATACCCTTTGGAAATCTCAAACCAGAAATTTCATCAATCGTGGAATTCTTTTTGCAAAAAGTAGTAATTTTTCTAAGAATGGATTTAGTTTTGGATTAAAACAAGGTTACTTCACTCTGAGTCGTCCCTCTAg GAACTCATGGTTTCCATCAGCAAAAGGTGTTCTTTGGGGGTTGATTGGGGCTAATGTTGCTGTCTTTATGTTGTGGAGGGTTGCTGATCGTTCATTCATGAAAGAGAACTTCATG ATTTCAGTGGATAACTTCAAAAGTGGACGTGTACATACGATGATTACTTCTGCGTTCAGTCAAATAGATATTGAACATCTTTTCAGTAACATGCTTGGCCTTTACTTCTTCGGACAATCA ATTGGACAGATATACGGACCACAGTTCCTGTTGAAGTTGTATCTAGCTGGGGCAATTGGTGGCTCGATATTCTACCTGGTACATCATGCTTTCATGCACCCATCAAGAAAG AGCTCCAGTTCGTTTTTTGTGGATCCTTCGTCAATCCCTGCATTG GGTGCAAGTGGTGCTGTGAATGCTATTGTACTGCTTGAAATATTTCTTTTTCCAAAAGCTACACTCTATTTCAATTTCTTCCTACCAGTCCCAGCAATTTTATTG GGAGCTATGATAATTGGAAAAGATTTATACAGGATGCAACAG GAGGACGGTCATATCTCAGGAGAAGCTCACTTGGGAGGTGCTACAGTTGCTGCCATTGCGTGGGCAGGGATCAAAAGAGGATGGTGGATTTGA